From Algoriphagus sp. NG3, the proteins below share one genomic window:
- a CDS encoding RagB/SusD family nutrient uptake outer membrane protein translates to MKKYIIVLLISSLGLASCDDFLTIVPETQLTSVTFFKTEADFEQAVNAAYAPLRNIVNDRAYRLAEMHSDNTYYGRNVLFGAVDPQEDLADFSVVEANGVTANDNILQQWRLDYLIIARTNQILDLIDEVEFDQNAKNNIKGQTLFLRAYAYFELVRYFGSVPLHLTPVATREESALPLSSEAEVYAQIVADLEAAVPLLPPKSQQQLGRVTSGAARTLLANVYINLERWSDAEAMLTPVVTSGEYSLIPNYAMAFSDNASNKNNAESVFEVQFLEGAAGLNGNFIYQMLPRPLLKEELVEITGTSNPQDLDGEGNNIPTPDIIAAYEDGDERKDASIGYVFLSNSFRDDKIYPYIKKYAKKHSQHNNTGTNFPVYRYSEVLLFMAEILNEQGKDGEARNYLNQVRDRAGLGPVSSSGSELADAIFRERRVELAFENKRWFDIQRKDLIEEIIIPYGQRVVANPLDYYYPPLEGAVPRPNVFTNLNKFYALPAAESDLSPYF, encoded by the coding sequence ATGAAAAAATATATAATTGTATTATTGATATCATCTTTGGGACTTGCCAGTTGTGATGATTTCCTCACGATTGTCCCAGAAACCCAACTGACCTCGGTTACTTTCTTTAAAACTGAGGCTGACTTTGAGCAAGCTGTAAATGCAGCCTATGCCCCTTTAAGAAATATCGTCAATGACCGGGCATATAGACTTGCTGAAATGCATTCTGACAATACTTACTATGGCAGAAATGTGCTTTTCGGAGCGGTGGATCCCCAAGAGGATCTTGCAGATTTCTCCGTAGTTGAGGCTAATGGAGTGACAGCAAATGACAACATACTTCAGCAGTGGAGATTGGATTACTTGATCATAGCGAGAACCAATCAGATCCTGGACCTGATCGATGAGGTGGAATTTGATCAGAATGCCAAGAACAATATCAAAGGTCAGACACTGTTCCTGAGAGCTTACGCATATTTCGAGTTGGTGCGTTATTTTGGAAGTGTCCCCCTCCATCTTACGCCTGTAGCTACTAGAGAAGAATCAGCCTTGCCTCTTTCTTCAGAAGCTGAAGTCTATGCCCAAATAGTCGCTGACCTAGAAGCGGCTGTACCGTTACTGCCTCCTAAATCCCAGCAGCAACTGGGGAGGGTTACCTCGGGTGCGGCACGTACACTCCTGGCAAATGTCTATATCAATCTGGAGCGATGGTCAGATGCAGAAGCTATGCTGACTCCTGTGGTGACTAGCGGGGAATATTCCCTTATTCCAAACTATGCCATGGCTTTTTCGGACAATGCCAGCAATAAAAACAATGCCGAGTCAGTATTTGAAGTCCAGTTCCTGGAAGGTGCAGCTGGTCTGAACGGTAATTTTATTTATCAGATGCTTCCTAGGCCACTTTTGAAAGAAGAGCTAGTAGAGATTACCGGTACCAGCAATCCTCAAGATTTGGACGGGGAAGGCAATAATATACCGACTCCGGATATAATCGCCGCTTATGAAGATGGAGATGAAAGAAAAGATGCCTCTATCGGATATGTCTTTTTGTCCAACAGTTTTCGTGATGATAAGATCTATCCATATATCAAGAAATATGCTAAGAAACACTCCCAGCATAATAATACGGGTACTAACTTTCCTGTCTATAGATACTCTGAAGTATTACTTTTTATGGCTGAAATTCTCAATGAGCAGGGTAAAGACGGTGAGGCGAGAAATTACCTCAATCAAGTAAGGGATCGTGCAGGGTTAGGTCCGGTTTCCAGCAGTGGTTCGGAACTTGCCGATGCGATTTTCAGAGAGAGAAGAGTGGAGTTGGCTTTCGAAAACAAGCGTTGGTTTGATATCCAGCGAAAGGATTTGATCGAAGAGATTATTATACCTTACGGTCAACGGGTTGTCGCTAATCCATTAGATTATTATTATCCTCCACTAGAGGGAGCTGTCCCCCGTCCGAATGTATTTACAAATCTTAATAAATTCTATGCCCTTCCGGCAGCAGAGTCAGATCTTAGTCCCTATTTCTAA
- a CDS encoding aldose 1-epimerase family protein: protein MNLSDPSSWKQKLSNSRQIGGVEISVLDNGAGRGTRIAWINTGTGLRYKVVLDRGMDILDAFYNEHSLAWLSNAGHVSHQPFSNQGIDWLRTFGGGLLTTCGLSSIGPPNEDETGMRGLHGNYSNTPVELISIKQPDIYTGNLDFEIVGLIRETTTFGPSLELKRSISGTLGSHKIKINDVVSNRGNTPAPHMVLYHINCGWPLIDEGTRIVWKGKLQKKDSDHLLSDFNKKHKFSKCPAPLDEHSGFGEDVAFINPYSDHEGQVTCGYMNYELELGLSITFSKKQMPWLINWQHWGKNEYVTALEPATNPPIGQAAARENGTLILLEPGEKRNYDIELEVLRGMSVKEFNL, encoded by the coding sequence ATGAATCTCTCAGATCCATCCAGTTGGAAACAAAAATTGTCCAATTCCCGCCAGATAGGTGGGGTAGAAATTTCAGTTCTCGACAATGGAGCAGGTCGCGGAACCCGTATCGCCTGGATCAATACCGGAACCGGACTGCGATACAAAGTAGTCCTGGACAGGGGGATGGATATTTTGGATGCATTTTATAATGAGCATAGCCTGGCTTGGCTCAGCAATGCGGGACATGTTTCGCATCAACCCTTTTCCAATCAGGGAATAGACTGGCTTCGCACTTTTGGCGGAGGCTTATTGACCACCTGCGGTCTCTCTTCTATAGGGCCTCCCAATGAAGATGAAACTGGAATGCGGGGACTGCATGGAAACTATAGCAATACGCCCGTAGAGCTTATTTCTATCAAGCAACCTGATATTTATACCGGTAACCTTGATTTTGAAATCGTAGGACTAATCCGGGAGACGACTACTTTCGGGCCGAGTTTGGAACTGAAAAGAAGCATTTCAGGAACTCTGGGGTCTCACAAAATCAAGATTAATGATGTCGTGAGTAATCGTGGAAATACACCCGCCCCACATATGGTTCTTTACCATATTAATTGCGGCTGGCCTCTGATTGATGAGGGTACGCGGATCGTGTGGAAAGGGAAGCTCCAAAAAAAGGATTCCGACCATTTGCTTTCGGATTTTAATAAAAAGCACAAGTTCAGCAAGTGCCCTGCACCGCTCGATGAACATTCAGGCTTTGGGGAAGACGTGGCCTTTATTAATCCGTATAGTGATCATGAGGGGCAAGTTACCTGCGGATATATGAACTATGAATTGGAATTAGGATTAAGTATAACTTTTTCCAAAAAACAGATGCCATGGCTGATCAACTGGCAGCATTGGGGCAAAAATGAATATGTAACTGCCCTGGAGCCTGCGACGAATCCTCCGATCGGTCAGGCAGCTGCCCGTGAAAATGGAACGTTGATCTTATTAGAACCCGGAGAAAAAAGAAATTATGACATCGAACTGGAAGTACTAAGAGGAATGTCTGTCAAAGAATTTAACCTGTAA
- a CDS encoding DUF1080 domain-containing protein codes for MKNLIKSKLLRIELLGLGAMLMIGFMNCKQPADTSKSSLEPSFTAEANFKPIFDGETLQGWKGDPVYWSVKDGSIVGEITPETLLKANTFLIWEGGQPGDFELKADFKISEGGNSGINYRSELVEDVPFALKGYQADIDGKNTYTGQNYEERKRATLAYRGQQTKITTQPEGVGIREYVERNAWKGLNLEKEIGDRAELGAMIKAGDWNSIHIVAKGNVLKHYVNGQLMSEVHDEDAKNRLESGYLGVQVHVGPPMKVEFKNVMLKQ; via the coding sequence ATGAAAAATCTTATAAAATCCAAGCTGTTGAGAATTGAATTGCTAGGCTTAGGAGCGATGCTTATGATAGGTTTTATGAATTGTAAACAGCCGGCTGATACTTCCAAGTCTTCTTTAGAACCTAGTTTTACTGCTGAGGCAAATTTTAAGCCTATCTTCGATGGAGAGACTCTCCAAGGTTGGAAAGGGGATCCTGTTTATTGGTCTGTAAAAGACGGTTCCATAGTGGGAGAGATTACGCCTGAGACGCTGTTAAAGGCGAATACCTTCCTTATTTGGGAAGGAGGGCAGCCTGGAGACTTTGAGTTGAAAGCAGATTTTAAAATTTCTGAAGGAGGAAATTCCGGGATCAATTATAGAAGTGAGTTGGTGGAGGATGTGCCGTTTGCATTGAAGGGCTATCAAGCCGATATAGATGGTAAAAACACCTATACCGGGCAAAACTATGAGGAGCGTAAAAGGGCTACCCTTGCTTATAGAGGGCAGCAGACTAAAATCACTACTCAGCCTGAAGGAGTAGGGATTCGGGAATATGTAGAAAGGAACGCCTGGAAAGGACTCAATCTAGAGAAGGAGATCGGTGACCGCGCTGAACTTGGGGCGATGATAAAGGCGGGTGACTGGAACAGTATCCATATCGTAGCTAAAGGCAATGTGCTAAAACATTATGTAAATGGCCAGTTGATGTCCGAGGTACACGACGAAGATGCCAAGAACAGGTTGGAGTCAGGATATCTGGGTGTGCAGGTTCATGTAGGCCCACCGATGAAGGTCGAATTCAAAAATGTGATGCTGAAGCAGTAA
- a CDS encoding sugar phosphate isomerase/epimerase family protein translates to MSQNNYPKLHNATWPGIVGKGADSEPVIPFDSLLAMTAAAEVDGVKFDGVDLGLLEPHFSLSDPDEAKILAEKLQKHNLVAGSLVAPIWAGSAMGTSDQRKTFVDMVRKACEFGKQLNELGVRHYGVVRIDSAAGVEDWAKDPAGNTKTIAETFREACDVAAGYGESLATEGEICWGAMHSWKYMVELLEMVDRQNIGFQADMSHTFLYTMGYNAPEHRILPKDADLKDREAVKAALKTVTDALRPWTIDFHVAQNDGSVFGSGSHDKTGRHCQATDPNGVLDIAHDAGYWLRDENGELTKAFEHICWDGCMFPNEVMNNQQTWNDILAALVKVRNAHGW, encoded by the coding sequence ATGAGCCAAAATAACTATCCAAAATTACATAATGCCACCTGGCCGGGAATCGTCGGCAAAGGTGCAGATTCTGAACCGGTAATCCCATTTGATTCACTTTTGGCAATGACTGCTGCTGCGGAAGTTGACGGGGTGAAATTTGACGGAGTGGACTTAGGATTGCTAGAGCCCCACTTCTCGCTCAGCGATCCCGATGAAGCCAAGATTCTGGCAGAAAAACTCCAAAAGCATAACCTTGTTGCAGGTTCATTAGTAGCACCGATTTGGGCTGGCTCCGCAATGGGAACCTCTGATCAACGAAAGACATTTGTGGATATGGTTCGCAAAGCCTGTGAATTTGGCAAGCAGCTCAATGAGCTTGGGGTCCGTCACTATGGTGTAGTGAGAATAGATTCAGCTGCCGGAGTGGAGGACTGGGCGAAAGACCCTGCCGGTAACACCAAAACCATAGCGGAAACCTTCCGGGAAGCATGTGATGTCGCAGCTGGTTATGGAGAAAGCTTAGCTACCGAGGGGGAAATTTGCTGGGGAGCTATGCACAGCTGGAAGTATATGGTAGAGCTATTGGAGATGGTGGACAGACAAAATATCGGTTTCCAGGCAGATATGTCCCATACATTCCTTTACACTATGGGGTATAATGCACCTGAGCATAGAATTCTCCCGAAAGATGCGGATCTAAAAGACCGGGAAGCAGTCAAAGCAGCTTTGAAAACAGTAACGGATGCACTTCGCCCATGGACAATTGATTTCCATGTTGCCCAAAATGACGGTTCGGTCTTCGGTTCAGGTTCTCATGATAAGACAGGGAGACATTGCCAAGCCACTGATCCAAATGGGGTATTGGATATCGCCCATGATGCGGGCTACTGGCTTCGTGATGAAAATGGTGAGCTGACCAAAGCGTTTGAACATATTTGCTGGGATGGTTGCATGTTTCCAAATGAAGTCATGAACAACCAGCAAACCTGGAACGATATTCTTGCTGCCTTGGTCAAAGTGAGGAATGCTCATGGGTGGTAA
- a CDS encoding c-type cytochrome, which produces MCLKQSIRNLFLYSAAILLTVSCSTEEQSEYKRVLTGNPKLDKLKLPDRFVAEHIYSPGEHEDGSWVAMTFDDKNRLITADQYGFLYRLEIPEIGSDSVAPKVEKLIIGNVAEPQVGMGYAQGLLYAFNSIYVMVNHHGNEAFAESTGLYRIQDLDGDDQYETVTKIKGFTGQPGEHGPHSIVLSPDGQSLYIVAGNHTDVPEMDAYRLPKVWQEDNLFPLIKDPRGHANDRMAPGGWVANIDPEGKHWELISAGYRNPFDIAFNEVGDLFTYDSDMEWDFGMPWYRPTRICHVTSGSEYGWRTGNQKWSPDYPDNLPAILNIGQGSPTNVMFGTGAEFPEKYRKSLFAFDWSFGIVYSMTLTPKGGTYEAKAEEFISGSPLPLTDGVIGPDGAMYFMTGGRRLESDVYRVYYDGDVDTSDKSALQLAGLPAEAKLRRELEALHVAGAPAAGLELAWENLNHKDRFVQYAARIAVEHQPVNSWKAKALEETDAVKKTQAMIALARHTDKGESAPMIQALMGIDYGTLDEKGKQDLLRAFELILARQGEPSGSVRSELVAYLDPNFPSNNNSLDRAMAVLLVHLDAPDAVEKTLALLETSKDDPNYQKTFSASSDLIMRNPQYGLDIANMLANVPPAQQTYLATVLGGAKSGWTPELHEKYFSWIQDAFKYKGGRSYVGFIDRARKMALSNVAKADFDKYNELSGAAMLTGNGNDLVNSDVQPEGPGRRWTVEEAEPLMADLVGRDLARGKAMFAASQCQSCHTIQSEGGIIGPDLTQLGTRFSPKDILEATINPSDEISEQYVASVIELKDGSSVMGRIINEDDNSYSVSQNPFSPDVLRQVEKSNVVLVKDSKVSVMMPGLINRLNEEELRDLMAYLISGGNPNHQVYQTKN; this is translated from the coding sequence ATGTGCCTAAAACAATCAATCCGAAATCTATTTCTTTATTCGGCAGCGATTCTTCTGACTGTCTCTTGCTCTACGGAGGAGCAATCTGAGTATAAACGGGTGCTTACCGGAAATCCAAAACTGGACAAACTAAAACTACCCGATAGATTTGTGGCAGAACATATCTATAGCCCGGGTGAGCATGAAGATGGATCCTGGGTGGCTATGACCTTTGATGACAAAAACCGCCTGATCACGGCAGATCAATATGGGTTTCTTTACCGATTGGAAATACCAGAAATAGGAAGTGATTCCGTGGCACCCAAAGTGGAAAAATTGATCATCGGAAATGTAGCTGAACCCCAAGTGGGGATGGGTTATGCCCAGGGGTTGTTATATGCGTTCAATAGTATCTACGTCATGGTGAATCATCATGGAAATGAGGCCTTTGCTGAAAGTACAGGTTTGTACAGGATCCAGGATTTAGATGGTGATGATCAATATGAAACCGTCACTAAAATCAAAGGTTTTACCGGGCAGCCGGGGGAACATGGGCCACATAGTATTGTGCTTTCTCCAGATGGTCAGTCACTGTACATAGTAGCAGGAAACCATACAGATGTTCCCGAAATGGATGCATACAGACTACCAAAGGTGTGGCAGGAAGACAATCTTTTTCCTTTGATCAAAGATCCTAGAGGGCATGCCAATGATAGAATGGCCCCAGGAGGTTGGGTGGCGAATATAGATCCGGAGGGGAAGCACTGGGAACTGATTTCGGCAGGATATAGGAATCCATTTGATATTGCGTTTAATGAAGTAGGAGATCTATTCACGTATGATTCTGATATGGAGTGGGACTTTGGGATGCCATGGTACCGTCCTACCAGGATCTGTCATGTGACTTCTGGCAGTGAGTATGGCTGGAGAACTGGGAACCAAAAATGGTCACCTGATTATCCGGATAATCTGCCTGCTATTTTGAATATAGGGCAGGGCTCACCCACAAATGTAATGTTTGGAACAGGGGCGGAATTCCCGGAAAAGTACAGGAAATCACTTTTCGCATTTGATTGGAGTTTTGGGATTGTCTATTCCATGACACTCACCCCGAAAGGTGGAACTTATGAGGCAAAAGCGGAGGAATTTATCTCTGGGTCTCCCTTGCCACTGACTGATGGCGTGATAGGCCCGGATGGAGCGATGTACTTTATGACAGGTGGAAGAAGGTTGGAATCAGACGTTTACCGAGTGTATTACGATGGAGATGTGGATACTTCAGATAAATCCGCCCTTCAACTTGCAGGACTCCCGGCAGAGGCAAAGCTCAGAAGGGAATTGGAAGCCCTCCATGTAGCTGGGGCTCCTGCAGCTGGACTGGAGTTGGCTTGGGAAAATCTTAACCATAAAGATCGTTTTGTACAGTATGCCGCTAGAATAGCAGTAGAACATCAGCCGGTTAATTCTTGGAAAGCCAAAGCTCTGGAAGAAACTGATGCCGTAAAAAAGACCCAAGCAATGATTGCCTTGGCAAGACATACTGATAAGGGGGAAAGTGCTCCTATGATACAGGCTTTGATGGGTATAGATTATGGTACATTGGATGAAAAAGGCAAACAAGACCTTTTGAGGGCTTTCGAGTTGATTTTAGCCCGGCAAGGAGAACCGTCAGGTTCAGTGAGATCTGAACTTGTAGCATATCTGGATCCTAATTTCCCTTCAAACAACAACAGTTTGGATCGGGCGATGGCTGTGCTGCTGGTACATTTGGATGCCCCGGATGCAGTAGAAAAAACCTTGGCATTGTTGGAAACTTCTAAAGATGATCCAAATTATCAGAAAACATTTTCTGCCTCATCGGATCTGATCATGAGAAACCCCCAGTATGGTTTGGATATAGCCAATATGCTGGCCAATGTGCCTCCTGCTCAGCAGACTTATCTTGCTACTGTACTAGGAGGGGCAAAATCGGGCTGGACACCGGAACTTCATGAAAAATATTTCTCGTGGATACAGGACGCATTTAAGTATAAAGGAGGGAGAAGTTATGTAGGCTTTATCGATAGAGCGAGAAAAATGGCTCTTTCGAATGTGGCCAAAGCTGATTTCGACAAGTATAATGAGCTGTCCGGAGCGGCTATGTTGACAGGGAACGGAAACGATTTAGTGAATTCAGATGTGCAGCCAGAAGGCCCTGGAAGGAGATGGACTGTAGAAGAAGCGGAACCTCTGATGGCGGATCTGGTTGGCAGGGATTTGGCCAGAGGCAAGGCAATGTTTGCGGCCAGCCAATGTCAGTCATGCCATACCATCCAAAGCGAGGGAGGGATAATAGGCCCTGATCTGACTCAATTGGGAACACGCTTCTCCCCAAAAGACATCCTGGAAGCTACAATCAATCCTAGCGATGAAATCTCAGAGCAGTACGTGGCCAGTGTGATCGAATTGAAAGACGGGAGCTCTGTGATGGGCAGAATCATCAACGAAGACGACAACAGTTATTCAGTGTCCCAAAATCCATTTTCTCCGGACGTGCTGCGACAAGTAGAAAAAAGCAATGTGGTTTTGGTCAAGGATTCTAAAGTTTCCGTCATGATGCCAGGCTTGATCAATCGTCTGAATGAAGAGGAACTGAGGGACCTGATGGCCTATCTTATTTCTGGAGGAAATCCAAATCATCAAGTATATCAAACGAAGAACTGA